In one window of Frigoriglobus tundricola DNA:
- a CDS encoding bifunctional DNA primase/polymerase, with product MNNTNVLLDAALNFAARGWAVIPLHTFADGMCTCEDPTCTSPAKHPLTPNGVHGATTDDAIIRGWWAEADIANVGIATGNGLLVLDIDAKHGGLASLAQLEVRYGRLPTTPTVATGGGGKHFYFRLPTGTKIGNRAGIAPGIDVRGDGGYVVAVPSLHSSGQRYEWLVTPDTPLAEAPDWLLTMLRTNAPPRPTPVPKTDAITLIVPPASPDLANHPGAGEGERNATLCKLIGVHLARGDSAESIEPLAMAWRDRCSPPMSEAEVLRTLNSLAAKHQRSVPVTSPTDSDDLDGVQLPDPPHWPTLDEAALHGVLGEMVRTLEPETEADPVGILLSMLVAFGNAVGRGPHFPVEGDHHHANLFTILVGDSSRGRKGTSLGRTLTLFGDADAEWKRDCHTTGLSSGEGLIFAVRDPVESLEPVKEKGKITGYQKVLKDQGVTDKRLFVVEPEFAQTLKVLKREGNTLSPVVRQAWDSGALSVMTKTNAARATETHVSILGHITRPELAKCLSDTDCFNGFANRFLWALVRRSKLLPDGGNGLDLIPLKQKLAKVVAEAKTIPAMSRTPDARNLWHQLYPELTAEKAGLYGAVVGRGEAQTLRLSMLYALLDGSPQIDVPHLQAATAVWRYCETSARLLFADGPGETGDPLEQLLLQTIRREPGINRRGLHKAIGGHLPAKELVQALARLRDRNQVHCELVATGGRPSECWSPGSAPKPVCVVVPTVTDDERASTSHSSGSPPPPAPVPPCSPVKMSLTQLFDAVNAIGGKFRHDGHRVIVDAPGPTISPAILAAVVDHQGWLASVYSPPPKSVISDALPRNTGDELTEGEFYAELQAM from the coding sequence ATGAATAACACGAACGTCTTGCTCGACGCCGCCCTGAACTTCGCTGCCCGTGGCTGGGCGGTCATCCCGTTGCACACGTTTGCGGACGGCATGTGTACCTGTGAAGACCCGACTTGCACCAGCCCGGCCAAGCACCCCCTGACGCCAAACGGCGTGCATGGAGCGACAACCGATGACGCCATCATTCGGGGGTGGTGGGCCGAAGCCGATATCGCCAACGTGGGCATCGCCACCGGCAACGGTCTGCTGGTTTTGGACATCGACGCCAAACACGGCGGCTTGGCATCCCTCGCTCAACTGGAGGTCCGTTACGGGCGACTGCCGACCACACCCACGGTGGCGACCGGAGGCGGCGGCAAACATTTCTACTTCCGCTTGCCAACGGGTACGAAGATCGGCAACCGGGCCGGGATCGCTCCCGGCATCGACGTGCGGGGCGATGGCGGTTACGTCGTTGCGGTGCCGAGCCTTCACTCTTCCGGCCAACGGTACGAATGGCTCGTGACGCCGGACACGCCCCTGGCCGAAGCACCGGATTGGTTGCTGACGATGCTGCGAACCAACGCCCCGCCTCGACCAACACCCGTCCCGAAGACCGACGCCATCACGTTGATCGTACCCCCGGCCTCACCGGACCTCGCCAATCATCCCGGCGCTGGTGAAGGGGAACGGAATGCGACGCTCTGCAAACTGATCGGCGTTCATCTTGCTCGTGGCGATTCAGCCGAGAGTATCGAACCCCTGGCGATGGCGTGGCGTGACCGCTGTTCCCCGCCGATGAGCGAAGCCGAAGTGCTCCGCACGCTCAACAGCTTGGCGGCGAAACACCAACGGTCGGTTCCAGTGACCAGCCCCACCGACAGCGATGATCTTGATGGGGTGCAACTTCCTGATCCCCCGCACTGGCCGACGCTCGATGAGGCGGCTTTGCACGGCGTGCTGGGCGAAATGGTCCGCACGCTGGAACCGGAAACCGAAGCCGACCCGGTGGGCATCTTGCTGTCGATGCTCGTGGCCTTCGGCAATGCCGTGGGTCGGGGGCCGCATTTTCCCGTCGAAGGGGACCATCACCATGCGAACCTCTTCACGATTCTCGTGGGCGATTCGTCACGGGGCCGGAAGGGAACCAGCTTGGGCCGCACACTGACTTTGTTCGGCGATGCGGATGCCGAGTGGAAGCGAGATTGCCACACGACCGGGCTTTCGAGCGGCGAAGGATTGATCTTTGCCGTGCGTGATCCGGTCGAGTCGTTGGAACCGGTGAAGGAGAAGGGAAAGATTACCGGCTACCAGAAGGTGCTGAAGGACCAAGGCGTGACGGACAAACGGTTGTTCGTGGTGGAGCCGGAATTCGCCCAAACGCTCAAGGTGCTGAAGCGTGAGGGCAACACGTTGTCGCCGGTCGTTCGGCAGGCGTGGGACAGCGGGGCACTGTCCGTGATGACCAAGACCAACGCCGCTCGTGCGACCGAGACGCACGTTTCGATTCTCGGCCACATCACCCGCCCGGAACTGGCGAAGTGCCTGTCCGATACGGACTGCTTCAACGGCTTCGCCAATCGTTTTCTGTGGGCGCTGGTGCGGAGGAGCAAGTTGTTACCCGATGGCGGGAACGGCCTCGACCTGATCCCGCTGAAACAAAAACTGGCCAAGGTGGTGGCCGAAGCCAAGACGATCCCGGCCATGAGCCGCACCCCCGACGCCCGGAACCTGTGGCACCAGCTTTACCCCGAACTCACGGCCGAGAAGGCCGGTTTGTACGGAGCCGTCGTCGGGCGAGGGGAAGCCCAAACGCTGCGGTTATCGATGCTCTACGCCTTGCTCGACGGCTCGCCTCAGATCGACGTTCCCCATCTTCAGGCGGCAACGGCGGTGTGGCGGTATTGTGAAACCTCGGCCCGACTGCTCTTTGCGGACGGGCCGGGTGAAACCGGCGACCCCCTGGAACAGCTTCTCTTGCAAACGATACGGCGGGAGCCGGGTATCAACCGCAGGGGCTTGCACAAAGCCATCGGCGGGCACCTTCCGGCGAAGGAACTGGTTCAGGCTCTTGCCCGGTTGCGAGATCGCAACCAAGTTCATTGTGAACTGGTGGCGACGGGAGGACGGCCCAGCGAGTGTTGGTCCCCCGGCTCGGCTCCCAAGCCCGTGTGTGTCGTCGTGCCGACCGTGACCGATGACGAGCGGGCTTCGACTTCCCACAGCAGCGGATCGCCACCGCCCCCGGCACCCGTCCCGCCTTGCTCACCTGTGAAGATGAGCCTGACTCAACTTTTCGACGCCGTGAACGCCATCGGCGGCAAGTTCCGGCACGATGGCCACCGTGTTATTGTCGATGCCCCTGGTCCGACCATCAGCCCGGCCATCCTCGCTGCGGTGGTCGATCATCAGGGCTGGTTGGCCTCGGTTTATTCGCCGCCGCCGAAGTCCGTTATTAGCGATGCCTTGCCAAGAAATACGGGCGACGAGTTGACCGAGGGCGAGTTCTACGCTGAACTCCAAGCCATGTAA
- a CDS encoding recombinase family protein: MAVGVYLRVSSAKGQETRSQEPDLQTWAKAQTDEVVWYRDRFTGTTMERPGLDRLLADVRSGKVSKVCVWRLDRLGRTAKGLLTLLDELQVLGVGFVSLREGFDLATPAGRLMAGVLASVAAYETEVRKERQLAGIAKAKSEGKTWGGRKAGTRVRLTEEKEAVIRQLHGQGKTVASIARTVGLTRKTIYRALSQVTANS, encoded by the coding sequence ATGGCAGTCGGCGTCTACCTGCGGGTGAGCAGCGCCAAGGGCCAGGAAACCCGGAGCCAGGAACCCGACCTGCAAACGTGGGCGAAAGCCCAGACGGATGAGGTCGTGTGGTATCGAGATCGGTTCACCGGCACAACGATGGAGCGCCCCGGCCTGGACCGGCTGTTGGCCGACGTGCGGAGCGGAAAGGTTTCCAAGGTCTGTGTCTGGCGACTGGATCGTTTGGGCCGAACGGCGAAGGGTTTGCTCACGCTATTAGACGAGTTGCAGGTTTTGGGCGTGGGGTTCGTGTCCCTGCGTGAAGGGTTCGATTTGGCCACGCCAGCCGGTCGGCTCATGGCAGGGGTCTTGGCCAGCGTGGCGGCTTACGAAACCGAAGTTCGCAAGGAACGCCAGTTGGCGGGTATCGCCAAGGCGAAGTCCGAAGGCAAGACGTGGGGTGGGCGGAAGGCGGGGACACGGGTTCGGTTGACCGAAGAAAAGGAAGCGGTGATCCGTCAACTTCACGGGCAAGGCAAAACCGTGGCGTCCATTGCCCGCACAGTGGGGCTCACCCGAAAGACGATTTATCGTGCCCTGAGCCAAGTCACGGCGAACAGTTGA
- a CDS encoding SMI1/KNR4 family protein, protein MSGMTQEYSEALIAAHDHLVAKGVPFNNGLTDEEVRSIEDRFAFRFPPDLRAFLQYAIPIGKGFPDWRGSDRHLWEMLRWPEEGIIFDIRNNVFWWPDWGDKPSEESAAVEIATTRLRQLPPLIPVFGHSYLPCAPLEPGNPVFSIHQADVIHRGRNLSDFLLWVHHDPADESIESKYPVYEPDYRHIIFWTDLTRKNYDLS, encoded by the coding sequence ATGAGTGGCATGACGCAAGAATATTCTGAAGCTTTGATTGCTGCCCACGATCACCTTGTTGCGAAGGGCGTGCCATTCAACAACGGGCTTACCGATGAGGAGGTGCGGTCTATCGAAGATCGCTTCGCCTTTCGATTTCCCCCCGATTTGAGGGCGTTTTTACAATACGCTATTCCTATTGGGAAGGGATTCCCAGATTGGCGAGGCTCTGATCGGCACCTTTGGGAAATGCTGCGGTGGCCGGAAGAGGGCATCATTTTCGACATCCGCAACAATGTGTTTTGGTGGCCTGATTGGGGCGATAAGCCTTCCGAAGAATCGGCGGCTGTTGAAATCGCAACGACGAGGCTGCGCCAACTTCCACCATTGATCCCGGTCTTCGGTCACTCATATCTGCCATGTGCGCCCTTAGAACCTGGGAATCCTGTATTTTCTATCCATCAGGCTGACGTTATTCACCGAGGTCGCAATCTCTCGGATTTTCTCCTGTGGGTTCATCACGATCCAGCGGATGAAAGCATCGAATCGAAGTATCCAGTGTACGAGCCAGATTATAGGCACATTATTTTCTGGACCGACTTAACTCGCAAAAACTATGATTTATCTTAA